Proteins from a single region of Campylobacter sp. RM16704:
- a CDS encoding L-serine ammonia-lyase has protein sequence MSSNLSIFKVGVGPSSSHTLGPMLAGNMFCEKIKDKITQITKIQIKLYGSLSLTGKGHLSDKAIIWGLSGLKAKELNAALQDRVFNKILQDKILVLNAQKELKFDYEKDLVFEKSFLPLHENGLKVSAYNENNEIIIEEIYYSVGGGFVMSEIELQKFKDGACGQKHTKLEFDINNASDALKICEEKSWDLAKLSYEYELQFYTKEEIRAYCLEIWEVMQEVYYNGIHPSSDYLPGNLHLKRRAKGLNERLAMTSDPLGIIDFISLYAIAIAEENASGARVVTAPTNGACAVVPAVMLYLKNHTIGFNDEKAINFLLTAMLIGSFYKKNASISGAEAGCQAEIGSASSMAAGAMVTVMGFDAKIACNAAEIAMEHHLGLTCDPVEGLVQIPCIERNAFGAIKAISAARMAMSRKSTPKVSLDEVIKTMYETGKDMNSKYKETSLGGLATNLKSVC, from the coding sequence ATGAGTAGTAATTTAAGTATATTTAAAGTTGGTGTTGGTCCTTCATCTTCTCATACCTTAGGACCAATGTTAGCAGGTAATATGTTTTGTGAAAAAATAAAGGATAAAATCACACAAATTACAAAAATTCAAATTAAACTATATGGTTCTTTATCACTTACTGGCAAAGGTCATTTAAGTGATAAAGCTATTATATGGGGTTTGAGTGGTTTAAAAGCAAAAGAATTAAATGCTGCTTTACAAGATCGAGTGTTTAATAAAATCTTGCAAGATAAAATTTTAGTTTTAAATGCTCAAAAAGAATTAAAATTTGATTATGAAAAAGATCTAGTTTTCGAGAAAAGTTTTTTACCCTTGCACGAAAATGGTTTAAAAGTTAGTGCATATAATGAAAACAACGAAATTATTATTGAAGAAATTTATTATTCAGTAGGCGGTGGTTTTGTAATGAGTGAAATAGAGCTTCAAAAATTCAAAGATGGAGCTTGTGGGCAAAAACATACTAAATTAGAATTTGACATTAATAATGCAAGCGATGCTTTAAAAATTTGTGAAGAAAAATCATGGGATTTAGCGAAACTTTCTTATGAATATGAGCTTCAATTTTATACTAAAGAGGAAATTAGAGCATATTGTTTAGAAATTTGGGAAGTAATGCAAGAAGTATATTACAATGGTATTCATCCAAGTTCAGATTATCTTCCAGGAAATTTGCACTTAAAACGTCGTGCCAAAGGACTTAATGAACGTTTGGCAATGACAAGTGATCCTTTAGGTATTATTGATTTTATATCTTTATATGCCATTGCTATTGCAGAAGAAAATGCAAGTGGAGCTAGGGTGGTTACTGCACCTACAAATGGAGCGTGTGCTGTTGTACCCGCTGTAATGCTTTACCTAAAGAACCATACTATAGGTTTTAATGATGAAAAAGCTATCAACTTTCTACTAACTGCTATGCTTATAGGTTCTTTTTATAAAAAAAATGCAAGTATAAGTGGTGCTGAAGCTGGTTGTCAAGCAGAAATTGGAAGTGCAAGTTCTATGGCAGCAGGGGCAATGGTTACTGTTATGGGTTTTGATGCTAAAATAGCTTGCAATGCTGCTGAAATTGCAATGGAACATCATTTGGGTTTAACTTGTGATCCAGTAGAAGGTTTAGTACAAATTCCTTGTATTGAAAGAAATGCTTTTGGTGCTATAAAAGCAATTTCAGCAGCTAGAATGGCAATGAGTAGAAAATCAACTCCAAAAGTGAGTCTTGATGAAGTTATAAAAACCATGTATGAAACAGGTAAAGATATGAACTCAAAATATAAAGAAACTTCTTTAGGTGGATTAGCTACAAATCTTAAAAGTGTATGCTGA
- the map gene encoding type I methionyl aminopeptidase has product MIEIKKPAEIEKLRKANELVARTLDYLESIITPGISLKQIDIKAEEFILDHGAKPSFKGLYGFPGSICISLNQACIHGVGDERILKEGDILGLDVGTFLDGYYGDAARTIPIGKISAIDEALIACAKDTLYYAIDIIKEGMRFKELSYELGEFITKKGFVPLKGYCGHGIGKKPHGEPEIPNYLESGVSAKSGPKIKNGMVFCIEPMICQKDGTPVHLKGNWEAGSKDGLNTAHYEHCVAIINGRADILSK; this is encoded by the coding sequence ATGATAGAAATCAAAAAACCAGCAGAAATAGAAAAATTACGTAAAGCAAATGAGCTTGTAGCTAGAACGCTTGATTATTTAGAAAGTATTATAACTCCAGGTATAAGTTTAAAACAAATTGACATAAAAGCAGAAGAATTTATACTTGATCATGGTGCAAAACCATCTTTTAAAGGCTTATATGGTTTTCCTGGATCTATTTGCATATCACTAAATCAAGCTTGTATTCACGGAGTAGGTGATGAGCGTATTTTAAAAGAAGGTGATATTTTAGGACTTGATGTAGGAACTTTTCTAGATGGCTATTATGGTGATGCTGCAAGAACTATCCCTATAGGTAAAATTTCAGCTATTGATGAGGCTTTGATTGCTTGTGCAAAAGATACTTTATATTATGCTATTGACATCATTAAAGAAGGTATGCGTTTTAAAGAACTTTCATATGAGCTTGGCGAGTTTATAACAAAAAAGGGATTTGTGCCATTAAAAGGTTATTGTGGCCATGGTATAGGTAAAAAACCACATGGAGAACCTGAAATTCCAAATTATTTAGAGTCAGGTGTTAGTGCTAAAAGTGGTCCGAAAATAAAAAATGGCATGGTTTTTTGTATAGAACCTATGATATGCCAAAAAGATGGCACTCCAGTGCATTTAAAGGGCAATTGGGAAGCAGGTAGCAAAGATGGACTAAATACAGCTCATTATGAGCATTGCGTTGCAATTATAAATGGTAGAGCAGATATCTTATCAAAGTAA
- a CDS encoding MCP-domain signal transduction protein codes for MIHSNKKAFSFLSQFIILSVVILVLLLVLTLFIFNTYNTTKRNSTIMSSFQKLEILDTKLDEIFKNKLNLQNYDTSVVLIQDFENTLNILKKNDIDIKKIETIFQKKNTQLQHFKSANSIAINSKLYLYEIQQEIIKQTNKLILNTQESMQIERIGNILSIIGTMDILEPLAQNRLQNLVNNLTINNSQLSHELLNLFSIHCKMIINQIAILKENSQAFLDQELQKEIITHKNIIAQEIGQNSKYNLYTAIGIFLFTLFVLVFFILLTLKKVIIPISLLEKLSANLAGDRANLNARLDIDKKSELAASAGYINSFIQIVQNSVLEAIQTAKSSHKSSQKLSQNAEELQQSSFLQHEQISNVRKISLVLENHINLTQNLAKDTIKDMYDMQEVMGKVEATLKELVELISLSSEKEQSVLSAMDMLVQSADSIVEVTTTIKDIADQTNLLALNAAIEAARAGEHGRGFAVVADEVRNLADKTTKSLVAIETTVRTIVQQINDNKSLMDGIHQSMNNTSDKADILQGEVSTSIEKLKTSIQSTQIMEEKSDESKAKMNELEQNIEKVTELANSVKTYSLDVTQISQNVLENASKLSEKLKTFE; via the coding sequence ATGATCCACTCAAATAAAAAAGCTTTTTCATTTTTATCACAATTTATTATTTTATCTGTAGTGATTTTGGTATTACTTTTAGTTTTAACATTATTCATTTTCAATACTTACAACACCACAAAAAGAAATTCTACAATTATGAGTTCTTTTCAAAAGCTTGAAATTTTAGATACAAAATTAGATGAAATTTTTAAAAACAAACTCAATTTACAAAACTATGATACAAGTGTCGTATTAATACAAGATTTTGAAAACACCTTAAATATTTTAAAAAAGAATGATATTGATATAAAAAAAATAGAAACCATATTTCAGAAAAAAAATACACAATTACAACATTTTAAATCTGCAAATTCTATAGCTATTAATTCAAAACTTTATCTTTACGAAATTCAGCAAGAAATTATTAAACAAACAAATAAGCTAATCTTAAACACTCAAGAAAGTATGCAAATAGAACGTATAGGAAATATTTTAAGCATTATAGGTACTATGGATATTTTAGAACCATTAGCACAAAATAGGTTACAGAATTTAGTAAATAATTTAACTATAAACAATTCCCAATTATCACATGAATTGCTAAATCTTTTTAGCATACATTGCAAAATGATAATTAATCAAATAGCAATTTTAAAAGAGAATTCTCAGGCTTTTTTAGACCAAGAATTGCAAAAAGAAATTATTACTCACAAAAATATTATTGCTCAAGAGATTGGTCAAAATAGCAAATATAATCTTTATACCGCTATAGGAATATTTTTATTTACTTTATTTGTATTAGTTTTTTTTATTTTACTTACACTAAAAAAAGTGATTATACCTATATCCTTATTAGAAAAACTAAGTGCAAATTTAGCAGGAGATCGTGCTAATCTTAATGCTAGATTGGATATAGATAAAAAAAGCGAATTAGCCGCAAGTGCTGGTTATATTAACTCTTTTATACAAATAGTGCAAAATTCTGTTTTAGAAGCTATACAAACTGCAAAATCAAGCCATAAAAGTTCGCAAAAACTTTCGCAAAATGCCGAAGAGTTGCAACAAAGCTCATTTTTACAACATGAACAAATTTCTAATGTTCGTAAAATTAGTTTGGTATTAGAAAATCATATAAATTTAACTCAAAATCTAGCCAAAGATACTATAAAAGATATGTATGATATGCAAGAGGTTATGGGTAAAGTAGAAGCAACACTAAAAGAGCTAGTAGAACTTATCTCATTAAGTAGCGAGAAAGAGCAGAGTGTTTTAAGTGCTATGGATATGTTAGTACAAAGCGCTGATAGTATAGTGGAAGTCACTACAACCATCAAAGATATAGCTGATCAAACTAATTTATTAGCACTAAATGCTGCAATAGAAGCTGCAAGAGCAGGAGAGCATGGTAGGGGATTTGCCGTTGTTGCTGATGAGGTAAGAAATCTTGCCGATAAAACAACCAAGTCTTTAGTGGCTATAGAAACCACAGTAAGAACAATCGTTCAGCAAATCAATGACAACAAAAGCTTAATGGATGGAATTCACCAGTCTATGAACAATACTTCTGACAAAGCCGATATTTTACAAGGTGAAGTTAGCACCTCTATAGAAAAACTAAAAACAAGTATCCAATCTACTCAAATTATGGAAGAAAAAAGCGATGAATCAAAAGCTAAAATGAATGAGCTAGAACAAAACATAGAAAAAGTAACCGAACTTGCAAATTCTGTAAAAACATACTCACTTGATGTAACACAAATTTCGCAAAATGTTTTAGAAAATGCATCTAAACTTTCGGAAAAACTAAAAACATTTGAGTAA
- a CDS encoding cytochrome c551 peroxidase codes for MKFFIILICSFFPCLALEMITPIPDSIPYDKEKALLGKKLYMDTSLSKDKKVSCNTCHDITKFGVDNKTFSVGINEILDEPFHTPTNFNAVFNLSQFWRGNAKDLQEQAKSPIINPKEMGLEDGNEAVQIVKSNPIYEKEFQRLYGEVTFDNIADALAEFQKTLLTPNSPFDRYLKGDKNAINEQAKRGYNAFLSNGCIACHQGQNIGGNMYQKMGVFVPYDNGTNWQGRYEITKDPNDKFVVKVPSLRNIAKTAPYFHDGSMPTLDACVQFMAYYQLGKFLEQNVVDDIVAFLNSLTGEYHDPLK; via the coding sequence ATGAAATTTTTTATCATTTTAATATGTTCTTTTTTTCCTTGTTTAGCATTAGAAATGATTACACCTATACCCGATAGCATACCCTATGATAAAGAAAAAGCTTTGTTAGGTAAAAAACTTTATATGGATACAAGTTTATCAAAAGATAAAAAAGTCTCTTGTAACACTTGTCATGATATTACTAAATTTGGAGTAGATAATAAAACTTTTTCTGTAGGTATTAATGAAATATTAGATGAACCATTTCATACACCTACGAATTTTAATGCAGTTTTTAATCTTTCACAATTTTGGAGAGGCAATGCTAAAGATTTACAAGAACAAGCAAAAAGTCCTATAATAAATCCTAAAGAAATGGGATTAGAAGATGGAAATGAAGCTGTCCAAATAGTAAAAAGCAATCCTATATATGAAAAGGAATTTCAAAGATTATATGGTGAAGTTACTTTTGATAATATAGCAGATGCTTTAGCTGAATTTCAAAAAACCTTACTGACTCCAAATTCTCCTTTTGATCGTTATTTAAAAGGAGATAAAAACGCTATAAACGAACAAGCCAAAAGAGGATATAATGCCTTTTTATCTAATGGTTGCATTGCATGCCATCAAGGACAAAATATAGGTGGCAATATGTATCAGAAAATGGGGGTATTTGTACCTTATGATAATGGAACAAATTGGCAAGGTCGTTATGAGATAACAAAAGATCCTAATGATAAATTTGTGGTTAAAGTTCCAAGTCTTAGAAATATAGCTAAAACAGCACCATATTTTCACGATGGATCTATGCCAACACTTGATGCGTGCGTACAATTTATGGCATATTATCAACTTGGAAAATTCTTAGAACAAAATGTAGTAGATGATATAGTTGCATTTTTGAATTCTTTAACAGGAGAATATCATGATCCACTCAAATAA
- a CDS encoding metabolite/H+ symporter, major facilitator superfamily: MSKILRKNNLKTLFLSSLGGTLEFYDFIIFVFFASYISRNFFPSDLSDFWKLLNTYGAFAAGYLARPLGGIVMAHFGDKFGRKKMFMLSILLMVIPTFSLAIVPTFEDIGYFAPVILILVRIAQGIAIGGELPGAWVFIKEHAPQGKDGLYISAINASMAFGILLGCIIALMINYYFSQEEIYEYAWRIPFAIGAIFGIVSVYLRKFLEETPVFKLMQETNNLEKFPLRTFFKEKDVLFNTISSMFLTWMLTACVVILILLMPNFIPEVLTLNKTDAIYIQMMAIIILSCGTLMAGLWVDKFGFLPTAFIFSIGFSISCFFYFYFFYEEILHLSIYFYFISSFFGGINALAPILMCKIFKPNIRFSGISFSYNIAYAIAGGFTPQLVFALHSLAIKPENPFIFGIFIYILILSFITLVTSIFTYKRLRF; this comes from the coding sequence ATGTCAAAAATTTTAAGAAAAAATAATTTAAAAACTCTATTTTTATCTTCCTTGGGAGGAACTTTAGAATTTTATGATTTTATTATTTTTGTATTTTTTGCAAGCTATATCTCAAGAAATTTTTTTCCTAGTGATTTAAGTGATTTTTGGAAACTTTTAAACACTTATGGAGCTTTTGCAGCAGGATATTTAGCTAGACCACTCGGTGGTATAGTAATGGCACATTTTGGAGATAAATTTGGTCGTAAGAAAATGTTTATGCTTAGTATATTGTTGATGGTTATACCAACTTTTTCTCTAGCAATTGTACCAACTTTTGAAGATATAGGATATTTTGCTCCAGTCATTTTAATACTTGTTAGAATTGCTCAAGGAATTGCAATAGGTGGTGAATTACCGGGAGCTTGGGTTTTTATAAAAGAACATGCACCACAAGGAAAAGATGGTCTTTATATCAGTGCTATTAATGCTTCTATGGCTTTTGGAATTTTATTAGGATGTATTATTGCCCTAATGATAAATTATTATTTTTCTCAAGAGGAAATTTATGAATATGCATGGCGTATTCCATTTGCTATTGGAGCAATTTTTGGAATTGTTTCTGTATATCTTAGAAAATTTTTAGAAGAAACTCCCGTTTTTAAATTAATGCAAGAAACAAATAATTTGGAAAAATTCCCATTAAGAACTTTTTTCAAAGAAAAAGATGTATTATTTAATACTATCTCTTCTATGTTTTTAACTTGGATGCTTACAGCTTGTGTTGTGATATTAATACTATTAATGCCAAATTTTATACCTGAAGTATTAACTTTAAATAAGACTGATGCTATATATATTCAGATGATGGCTATAATAATTTTATCATGTGGTACTTTAATGGCTGGATTATGGGTGGATAAATTTGGTTTTTTACCAACTGCTTTTATTTTTTCAATTGGTTTTAGCATATCTTGTTTTTTTTATTTTTATTTTTTTTATGAAGAAATTTTACATTTAAGTATATATTTTTATTTCATTTCAAGTTTTTTTGGTGGCATTAATGCCCTAGCGCCTATTTTAATGTGTAAAATATTCAAGCCAAACATACGTTTTAGTGGAATTTCTTTTTCATATAATATAGCATATGCAATAGCGGGTGGATTTACCCCACAACTTGTTTTTGCTTTGCATTCTCTAGCCATAAAACCAGAAAATCCTTTTATATTTGGAATTTTTATTTATATTTTAATCTTGTCATTCATAACACTTGTAACCTCCATTTTTACTTATAAGAGATTAAGATTTTAG
- the infA gene encoding translation initiation factor IF-1, translating into MAKDDIIEIDGNVVEALPNATFKVELDNKHVILCHIAGKMRMHYIRIMPGDRVKVELTPYSLDKGRITFRYK; encoded by the coding sequence TTGGCAAAAGATGATATTATTGAAATTGATGGTAATGTGGTTGAAGCTTTGCCTAATGCAACTTTTAAAGTTGAGCTAGATAATAAACATGTAATACTTTGTCATATTGCAGGTAAAATGCGTATGCATTATATTAGAATAATGCCTGGTGATAGAGTTAAAGTTGAGCTAACACCTTATAGCCTTGATAAAGGTCGTATTACATTTAGATACAAATAA
- the rpmJ gene encoding 50S ribosomal protein L36 — protein sequence MKVRPSVKKMCDKCKVVRRKGVVRIICENPKHKQRQG from the coding sequence ATGAAAGTTAGACCATCTGTTAAAAAGATGTGTGACAAGTGCAAAGTAGTTCGTCGTAAAGGCGTAGTTCGCATTATTTGCGAAAACCCAAAACATAAACAAAGACAAGGATAA
- the rpsM gene encoding 30S ribosomal protein S13, whose product MARIAGVDLPKKKRIEYGLTYIYGIGLHTSRKILDKTGISYDKRVHELSEDEAAAIRKEIQESYMVEGDLRKQVAMDIKALMDLGSFRGLRHRKGLPVRGQKTKTNARTRKGKRKTVGAKS is encoded by the coding sequence ATGGCTCGTATTGCAGGTGTGGATTTACCAAAGAAAAAAAGAATTGAATATGGTTTGACTTATATTTATGGTATAGGTTTACATACTTCAAGAAAAATTTTAGATAAAACCGGAATTTCTTATGACAAAAGAGTTCATGAGTTAAGTGAAGATGAGGCAGCAGCTATTCGTAAAGAAATTCAAGAGAGCTATATGGTTGAGGGTGATCTTAGAAAACAAGTTGCTATGGATATCAAAGCATTGATGGATTTAGGAAGTTTTAGAGGTTTAAGACATAGAAAAGGCTTACCAGTTCGTGGTCAAAAAACTAAAACAAACGCTAGAACTAGAAAAGGTAAGAGAAAAACCGTTGGTGCAAAATCATAA
- the rpsK gene encoding 30S ribosomal protein S11, whose product MAKRKVVKKKVAKKNIAKGIVYISATFNNTMVTITDEMGNAIAWSSAGGLGFKGSKKSTPYAAQQAVEDALNKAKEHGIKEVGIKVQGPGSGRETAVKSVGAMEGIKVTFLKDITPLAHNGCRPPKRRRV is encoded by the coding sequence ATGGCAAAAAGAAAAGTAGTTAAGAAAAAAGTAGCTAAAAAAAATATAGCTAAAGGTATAGTTTATATCAGTGCAACATTTAACAATACTATGGTTACTATAACTGATGAAATGGGAAATGCTATAGCATGGAGTAGTGCTGGTGGCTTAGGATTCAAAGGCTCTAAAAAATCAACTCCTTATGCGGCTCAACAAGCAGTAGAAGATGCCTTAAATAAAGCAAAAGAGCATGGTATTAAAGAAGTAGGCATAAAAGTACAAGGACCAGGAAGTGGTCGTGAGACAGCGGTTAAGAGTGTAGGTGCTATGGAAGGTATTAAAGTAACTTTCTTAAAAGATATAACTCCATTAGCTCATAATGGTTGTAGACCACCAAAACGTCGTCGTGTCTAA
- the rpsD gene encoding 30S ribosomal protein S4 produces MARYRGPVEKLERRLGVSLAMKGERRLAGKSALDKRPYAPGQHGQRKAKISEYGLQLREKQKAKFMYGVSEKQFRRLFAEAARKDGNTGALLIQLLEQRLDNVVYRMGFATTRRFARQLVTHGHILVNGKRVDIPSYRVEAGQKIEVIEKSKNNPQISRAIELTAQTGIVAWVDVEKDKRFGIFTRKPEREEVIIPVEERYIVELYSK; encoded by the coding sequence ATGGCAAGATATAGAGGACCAGTAGAGAAATTAGAAAGACGACTTGGCGTAAGTTTGGCAATGAAAGGCGAAAGAAGATTAGCAGGTAAAAGTGCTTTAGATAAACGCCCTTATGCACCAGGTCAACATGGACAAAGAAAAGCAAAAATTAGTGAATATGGACTTCAATTAAGAGAAAAACAAAAAGCTAAATTTATGTATGGAGTTAGCGAAAAACAATTTAGAAGATTGTTTGCTGAGGCTGCAAGAAAAGATGGCAACACAGGTGCACTTTTAATTCAGCTTTTAGAGCAAAGACTAGATAATGTTGTCTATAGAATGGGATTTGCTACAACACGCCGTTTTGCAAGACAACTTGTAACACATGGTCATATTTTAGTAAATGGAAAAAGAGTTGATATTCCTAGTTATAGAGTAGAAGCAGGCCAAAAAATTGAGGTAATTGAAAAAAGTAAAAATAATCCTCAAATTTCAAGAGCAATCGAACTTACTGCTCAAACTGGTATAGTTGCTTGGGTTGATGTAGAAAAAGACAAGAGATTTGGAATTTTTACAAGAAAACCTGAAAGAGAAGAGGTTATCATTCCAGTTGAGGAAAGATATATCGTTGAGTTGTACTCTAAATAA
- a CDS encoding DNA-directed RNA polymerase subunit alpha encodes MRHITTSAYTPTEFSIENISDTVAKVSAWPFEIGYAITLAHPLRRLLYSSTVGFAPTGVKIKGVAHEFDSMRGMLEDVALFIINLKKLRFKLKTDSDKEIVTFNFKGPKEICGKDLNNEVVEVVNVDSYLTTINEDADLEFTLIIEKGIGYVPSEEIQNFLDPDFIALDAFFTPVKHAVYDIEKVLFEDNPDYEKVVFTITTDGQISPSDAFKNALEAMYKQLSVFDKITSAQSITRNQTPSNEVEHVKLLQNITELNLSARSFNCLEKANVTYIGELALMSISELADLKNLGKKSLDEIKSVMESIGFPMGGSKLNDSAKETLKKKIIELKAQNEG; translated from the coding sequence ATGAGACATATTACAACTTCTGCTTATACGCCGACAGAGTTTAGTATTGAAAATATCAGTGATACAGTAGCAAAAGTAAGTGCATGGCCTTTTGAAATTGGTTATGCTATTACTTTGGCGCATCCTTTGCGTCGTTTGCTTTATTCAAGCACAGTTGGTTTTGCTCCTACTGGAGTAAAAATCAAAGGTGTTGCGCATGAATTTGATAGTATGCGTGGTATGCTTGAAGATGTTGCATTGTTTATTATCAATCTAAAAAAATTAAGATTTAAACTAAAAACAGATTCTGATAAAGAGATTGTTACATTTAATTTTAAAGGACCAAAAGAAATTTGCGGAAAAGACTTAAACAATGAAGTTGTTGAGGTTGTGAATGTAGATAGCTACCTTACAACTATTAACGAAGATGCAGATTTAGAATTTACTTTGATTATAGAAAAAGGTATTGGCTATGTTCCTTCTGAAGAAATTCAAAATTTCTTAGATCCTGATTTTATAGCACTTGATGCGTTTTTTACACCAGTAAAGCATGCAGTTTATGATATAGAAAAGGTGCTTTTTGAAGATAATCCAGATTATGAAAAAGTTGTTTTTACAATTACAACTGATGGACAAATTTCACCAAGCGATGCTTTTAAAAATGCTTTAGAGGCAATGTATAAACAATTATCGGTTTTTGATAAAATAACTAGCGCACAAAGTATTACAAGAAATCAAACACCGAGCAATGAAGTAGAGCATGTAAAATTACTTCAAAATATAACCGAATTAAATTTAAGTGCAAGAAGCTTTAATTGTTTAGAAAAAGCAAATGTAACTTATATAGGTGAGCTTGCTTTAATGAGTATAAGTGAGCTTGCAGATTTGAAAAATCTAGGAAAAAAATCATTAGATGAAATTAAAAGTGTAATGGAATCTATAGGATTTCCTATGGGTGGTTCAAAACTCAATGATAGTGCAAAAGAAACGCTAAAGAAAAAAATTATAGAATTAAAAGCACAAAATGAAGGATAA
- the rplQ gene encoding 50S ribosomal protein L17, with protein sequence MRHRHGYRKLGRTSTHRAALLKNLTIAIIKAGKIETTLPKAKELRGYVERLITRARKGDFNAHRAVFASLQDKEATNKLVTEIAPKYADRNGGYTRIIKTRIRRGDAAEMAFIEFVA encoded by the coding sequence ATGAGACATAGACATGGATATAGAAAATTAGGTCGCACCTCAACTCATCGTGCTGCCTTATTAAAAAACCTTACTATTGCTATTATTAAAGCAGGTAAAATAGAAACAACATTGCCTAAAGCAAAAGAATTAAGAGGTTATGTTGAAAGATTAATTACTCGTGCAAGAAAAGGCGATTTTAATGCTCATAGAGCAGTATTTGCAAGTTTGCAAGATAAAGAAGCTACGAATAAATTAGTTACTGAAATTGCACCAAAATATGCAGATAGAAACGGTGGTTATACAAGAATTATTAAAACTAGAATTCGCCGTGGCGATGCTGCTGAAATGGCTTTCATTGAATTTGTAGCTTAA
- the hisG gene encoding ATP phosphoribosyltransferase has protein sequence MQENSRLRIAIQKSGRLSKDSIALLESIGVKLRIHEQSLIAFSTNLPIDLLRVRDDDIPGLIFDGVVDLGIVGENVLEENELERKSKNENADFIMLKKLDFGGCRLSLALPEKSEYKGIESFKNLRIATSYPQLLKRFMEENNIPYKTCMLTGSVEVAPSANLADGICDLVSSGATLKANGLKEVMVIYKSKACIIQRKESLSSHKQELIDKLLIRISGVMQARESKYIMLHAPVEKLEKITALLPGVEKPTILPLENDKAKVALHMVSQENLFWETMEALKKEGASAILVLPIEKMLS, from the coding sequence ATGCAAGAAAATTCAAGATTACGCATAGCTATACAAAAATCTGGTCGTTTAAGTAAAGACTCTATAGCCTTGCTTGAGTCTATAGGGGTAAAACTTCGCATACACGAACAAAGTTTGATTGCATTTTCTACTAATTTACCTATTGATCTACTTAGAGTAAGAGATGATGATATACCAGGATTAATTTTTGATGGAGTAGTAGATCTTGGTATAGTTGGAGAAAATGTTTTAGAAGAAAATGAGCTTGAAAGAAAATCAAAAAATGAAAACGCAGATTTTATAATGCTTAAAAAGCTTGATTTTGGTGGATGTCGTTTATCTTTAGCATTGCCAGAAAAGAGCGAGTATAAAGGTATAGAGAGCTTTAAAAATTTACGCATAGCGACTTCTTATCCACAACTTTTAAAGCGTTTTATGGAAGAAAATAATATCCCTTATAAAACTTGTATGTTGACAGGCTCGGTTGAAGTAGCACCAAGTGCAAATTTAGCTGATGGAATTTGTGATTTAGTTTCAAGTGGTGCTACTTTAAAAGCAAATGGACTTAAAGAAGTTATGGTAATTTATAAATCCAAAGCTTGTATCATTCAAAGAAAAGAAAGTTTATCTTCACATAAACAAGAATTAATCGATAAATTGCTTATTAGAATTAGTGGTGTTATGCAAGCTAGAGAGTCAAAATACATTATGCTTCATGCACCGGTTGAAAAATTAGAAAAAATTACAGCTTTATTGCCAGGTGTGGAAAAACCTACAATTTTACCTTTAGAAAATGATAAAGCTAAAGTTGCATTGCATATGGTTAGCCAAGAAAATTTATTTTGGGAGACTATGGAAGCTTTAAAAAAAGAAGGTGCAAGTGCGATTTTAGTTTTACCTATTGAAAAAATGCTTTCTTAA